One Pseudomonadota bacterium DNA window includes the following coding sequences:
- a CDS encoding succinate dehydrogenase cytochrome b subunit gives MFSSITKKMIMAVSGFLLGVFILVHLAGNATIFAGGAVFLSYAEHLHALGPFLKIAEIALLFIFSLHLFFGVSLYVENLAARPDQYAVKKSDGGRSVGSMTMPYTGAIIFLFLGIHLTTLSFFGRELSPLDLLRGYLGQPMMVGIYVTGLLALTLHLSHGFWSMFQTFGINHPRYNRFLRSITLLVAVAAGVIYILIPCLIYFRGIPN, from the coding sequence ATGTTCTCATCAATCACAAAAAAGATGATCATGGCAGTGAGCGGCTTCCTGCTCGGGGTGTTTATTCTCGTTCACCTGGCCGGCAATGCCACCATATTTGCCGGAGGCGCGGTATTTCTCTCCTATGCCGAACATCTCCATGCATTGGGCCCATTTCTTAAAATAGCGGAGATTGCACTGCTCTTTATTTTTTCCCTCCACCTGTTTTTCGGTGTTTCCCTGTATGTTGAAAACCTGGCGGCGCGGCCCGACCAATATGCGGTGAAAAAAAGCGACGGCGGGCGGTCCGTCGGCTCAATGACCATGCCCTATACCGGGGCCATCATCTTTCTCTTTCTCGGCATCCATTTGACGACATTGTCTTTTTTCGGCAGGGAGTTGTCTCCCCTTGATCTTCTGAGGGGCTATCTTGGCCAGCCGATGATGGTTGGTATCTATGTGACCGGCCTCTTGGCTCTGACCCTGCACCTCAGCCACGGTTTCTGGAGCATGTTCCAGACCTTCGGGATCAATCATCCCCGCTATAACCGTTTTCTCAGAAGCATCACTCTGCTGGTCGCGGTGGCGGCAGGGGTGATTTATATCCTTATTCCCTGCCTGATTTATTTCAGGGGGATTCCCAACTGA
- a CDS encoding phosphoenolpyruvate carboxykinase, which translates to MEIKDLTPDFQLDYLGLHQLGQVHWNLASPSLYEYAIRRFEGSLAHLGPLLVNMGQHTGRAAKDKYLVDEPSTTGDIWWGNNTRYPEERFDHLLKRMQAYLRQKTIFVQDCYAGADPEYRQSVRVITEYAWHNLFVRNMFIRGGRTRNEIKNFRPDFTVLQCPNFNADPEDDHTRSGTFVAINLKRKLILIGGTAYAGETKKSIFSALNFLLPEHDVLSMHCSANVSKTDPSDVAIFFGLSGTGKTTLSADPGRSLLGDDEHGWSRNGVFNFEGGCYAKVINLSPEAEPEIYECTRRFGTILENVAMDPVTHKLDLNDSSFTENTRASYPLSHLPDYVESGMAGHPKNIIMLTADAFGVLPPIARLTPDQAMYHFISGYTAKVAGTEKGVTEPTATFSACFGAPFMIRHPYVYAKLLEEKIKKHGSKCWLVNTGWTGGPYGVGSRMKIGHTRALLHAAISGGLDHVEMKIDPVFGIEVPVSVPGVPGDILDPGKTWSDPGAYDAQAAKLARLFHNNFEKFRDLAPDNVVKAGPR; encoded by the coding sequence ATGGAAATAAAAGATCTGACCCCCGATTTTCAACTGGACTATCTCGGCCTGCATCAGCTGGGCCAGGTTCACTGGAACCTTGCTTCGCCATCCCTCTACGAATACGCGATCAGGCGCTTTGAGGGCAGCCTCGCCCACCTCGGCCCCTTGCTGGTGAACATGGGGCAGCACACCGGCCGTGCCGCCAAGGACAAATATCTGGTGGACGAGCCTTCCACCACCGGCGATATCTGGTGGGGGAACAATACCCGGTATCCCGAAGAACGGTTTGACCATCTCCTGAAGAGGATGCAGGCCTACTTGCGGCAGAAGACGATCTTCGTGCAGGACTGTTATGCGGGGGCCGACCCGGAATACCGGCAATCGGTCCGGGTGATCACCGAGTATGCCTGGCACAATCTCTTTGTTCGTAACATGTTCATCCGGGGCGGCAGGACCCGGAACGAGATAAAGAACTTCAGGCCGGATTTTACCGTTCTGCAATGTCCGAACTTCAATGCCGACCCGGAAGATGATCATACCCGGAGCGGGACCTTTGTCGCGATCAACCTGAAACGCAAACTGATCCTGATCGGCGGCACCGCCTACGCAGGCGAAACGAAGAAGTCCATCTTCTCGGCGCTGAACTTTCTGCTTCCCGAGCACGATGTCCTTTCCATGCATTGTTCCGCGAATGTCAGCAAGACCGACCCTTCCGATGTGGCCATCTTCTTCGGCCTATCCGGAACAGGTAAGACCACTCTTTCCGCCGACCCCGGGCGATCGCTCCTCGGTGATGACGAACACGGCTGGTCGCGGAACGGGGTCTTCAACTTCGAAGGCGGGTGCTACGCCAAGGTGATCAACCTCTCCCCGGAGGCCGAACCGGAGATCTACGAGTGTACCCGCAGGTTCGGGACGATCCTTGAGAATGTTGCGATGGACCCGGTCACCCATAAGCTCGACCTCAATGATTCCAGCTTTACCGAGAACACCCGGGCATCATACCCGTTGAGTCATCTGCCGGATTATGTCGAATCGGGGATGGCCGGTCATCCGAAAAATATCATTATGCTCACTGCCGATGCCTTCGGGGTGTTGCCGCCGATCGCAAGGCTTACTCCGGACCAGGCGATGTATCACTTCATCAGCGGGTACACGGCCAAGGTGGCCGGAACCGAGAAGGGGGTGACCGAGCCCACGGCGACCTTCAGCGCCTGTTTCGGGGCGCCGTTCATGATCCGGCATCCTTACGTGTATGCAAAACTTCTGGAAGAGAAAATCAAGAAACATGGATCGAAATGCTGGCTGGTCAATACCGGCTGGACCGGTGGTCCTTACGGTGTCGGTTCAAGAATGAAGATCGGCCACACCCGTGCCCTGTTGCATGCGGCAATCAGCGGAGGGCTTGATCATGTCGAGATGAAGATCGACCCGGTATTCGGGATCGAGGTGCCGGTATCGGTGCCCGGGGTTCCGGGGGACATTCTTGATCCGGGAAAGACCTGGTCTGATCCCGGGGCATATGATGCTCAGGCCGCAAAACTGGCACGGTTGTTCCATAATAACTTTGAAAAGTTCCGAGACCTTGCCCCGGATAATGTCGTAAAAGCAGGCCCTCGCTGA
- a CDS encoding fumarate reductase/succinate dehydrogenase flavoprotein subunit — translation MHLDAKIPEGPLAEKWDRYRLANKLVNPANKRKYSIIVVGTGLAGGSAAASLGELGYNVKSFCIQDSPRRAHSIAAQGGINAAKNYQNDGDSIERLFYDTIKGGDFRSREANVYRLAQLSNNIIDQCVAQGVPFAREYGGHLANRSFGGAQVSRTFYARGQTGQQLLLGAYGALMRQVKSGRVVLFPRTEMLDLVVTDGRARGIVTRNLITGAIESHAADAVVLATGGYGNVYFLSTNAMASNVTASFRAYKRGAGFANPCFVQIHPTCIPVHGSGQSKLTLMSESLRNDGRVWVPKKSGDTREPSQIPESDRDYYLEAKYPSFGNLVPRDVASRNAKEKCDRGKGVGETGLAVYLDFADAIQRDGIDLIRQKYGNLFAMYEKITDEDPTRQPMKIYPAVHYTMGGLWVDYGLMSNIAGLFVLGEANFSDHGANRLGASALMQGLADGYFVLPSTIAPYLAGVKPGESTIKAPSFQQVAGEASQRIEKLLSIKGKRTVDDFHKQLGLVMWDKCGMARNRQGLEEALAVIPGIREEFWQNVNVPGSGSDLNQSLERAGRVADYLEFAELMVRDALAREESCGCHLREESQTEDHEALRRDEDFSHVSVWQAGENGDPPELHREPLHFENVTPSRRSYK, via the coding sequence ATGCACCTGGATGCGAAAATACCCGAAGGCCCCCTTGCCGAAAAATGGGACAGATACCGGCTTGCCAACAAACTGGTCAATCCGGCCAACAAGAGAAAGTACTCAATAATCGTTGTCGGCACAGGTCTGGCAGGCGGTTCTGCAGCGGCAAGCCTTGGCGAGCTTGGCTATAACGTCAAATCTTTCTGCATCCAGGACAGCCCACGCCGCGCGCACAGCATTGCCGCCCAGGGCGGGATCAATGCGGCCAAGAACTACCAGAACGATGGCGACAGTATCGAGCGCCTTTTCTACGACACGATCAAGGGCGGCGATTTCCGGTCGCGTGAGGCCAACGTCTACCGTCTTGCTCAACTCAGCAACAATATTATCGACCAGTGTGTCGCCCAGGGAGTGCCCTTTGCCCGGGAATATGGCGGGCATCTCGCCAACCGCTCTTTCGGTGGCGCCCAGGTTTCGAGGACCTTCTACGCGAGGGGCCAGACGGGGCAGCAGCTCTTGCTCGGCGCATACGGTGCCCTGATGCGGCAGGTAAAGAGCGGCCGGGTCGTTCTCTTTCCCCGCACCGAGATGCTCGATCTGGTCGTTACCGATGGCAGGGCCCGGGGCATTGTCACCAGAAATCTGATCACCGGGGCGATCGAGTCCCATGCCGCCGATGCGGTGGTTCTTGCCACCGGCGGTTACGGTAATGTCTATTTCCTCTCCACCAATGCCATGGCCTCGAATGTGACCGCAAGCTTCCGCGCCTACAAGCGGGGGGCCGGTTTTGCCAACCCCTGTTTCGTGCAGATCCATCCCACCTGCATCCCGGTTCACGGCAGCGGGCAGTCGAAACTGACCCTGATGAGCGAAAGCCTTCGCAATGACGGGCGGGTCTGGGTTCCGAAGAAGAGCGGAGATACGCGGGAACCATCCCAGATTCCTGAATCGGACCGGGACTATTATCTTGAAGCGAAATATCCGAGCTTCGGCAACCTGGTCCCGAGAGATGTCGCTTCCCGAAATGCCAAGGAGAAATGTGATCGGGGCAAGGGGGTCGGGGAGACGGGTCTTGCCGTCTATCTTGATTTTGCCGATGCCATTCAGCGGGACGGCATCGACCTGATCCGGCAGAAATACGGCAACCTCTTCGCCATGTATGAAAAAATCACTGACGAAGACCCCACCCGACAACCGATGAAGATCTATCCCGCTGTCCATTATACGATGGGCGGACTGTGGGTTGATTACGGCCTGATGAGTAATATTGCAGGGCTTTTCGTCCTCGGCGAGGCCAATTTTTCCGATCACGGGGCCAACCGCCTTGGCGCCAGCGCCCTGATGCAGGGGCTGGCGGATGGATATTTCGTTCTCCCGTCAACCATTGCCCCGTATCTTGCGGGAGTAAAACCCGGTGAGTCAACCATCAAGGCCCCGTCATTTCAACAGGTTGCCGGGGAGGCATCACAAAGAATCGAAAAACTGCTTTCCATCAAAGGGAAGAGAACGGTTGATGACTTTCATAAGCAGCTTGGCCTGGTGATGTGGGACAAATGCGGGATGGCCAGAAACAGGCAGGGGCTTGAAGAAGCGCTGGCAGTCATTCCGGGTATCCGCGAGGAGTTCTGGCAGAACGTGAATGTTCCCGGTTCCGGGAGTGATCTGAACCAGTCTCTGGAACGGGCCGGGAGGGTTGCCGATTATCTTGAGTTTGCGGAATTAATGGTCCGCGATGCCCTGGCCAGGGAAGAGTCGTGCGGCTGTCATCTGCGGGAAGAAAGCCAGACTGAAGATCATGAGGCCCTGAGAAGGGATGAGGACTTTTCCCACGTTTCCGTCTGGCAGGCGGGTGAAAACGGAGATCCACCGGAACTGCACCGGGAACCGCTGCACTTTGAGAACGTGACGCCGAGCCGGAGGAGCTATAAATGA
- the acnB gene encoding bifunctional aconitate hydratase 2/2-methylisocitrate dehydratase: MIEAYRDHVAQRAAEGLPPLPLDPAQTREVVDLLARNTGESEFLLELLANRVPPGVDEAARVKAEFLGAVAAGVTPVNCISRQHAAFLLGTMLGGYNIRPLIDLLDDEAVAEEACKAMSGTLLVYDAYDEVLQKSASSRWAKKVIKSWAEAEWFTSRKPLAEKISLTVFKVDGETNTDDFSPASEAWSRPDIPLHAQAMLKSRMNGALGKIAELKEKGLPLAFVGDVVGTGSSRKSAINSVLWHMGSDIPFVPNKRQGGVVIGGKIAPIFFNTAEDSGALPIECDVSRLQMGQTIHIHPADGRITDDDGNELADFTLRPSTLADGVRAGGRIPLIIGRALTDRARASLGLSSADIFVRPVPPKDSGKGFTLAQKIVGKACGLKGVRPGTYCEPRMSTVGSQDTTGAMTRDELKELACMSFSADLFMQSFCHTAAYPRPVDVKLHHELPGFIEERGGVALRPRDGVMHSWLNHFVLPDAVGTGGDSHTRFPIGISFPAGSGLVAFGASMGVMPIDMPESVLVRFKGKMQPGITLRDLVNAIPYMAIQKGLLTVGKESKKNVFSGRILEIEGLPDLKVEQAFELSDASAERSAAACTMRLNKGPVMEYTRSNAALLKWLIVEGYEDKSTLARRAAAMEEWLQNPVLLEPDDDAEYAEVIEIDLAEITEPILACPNDPDDVRKLSEVAGTRIDEVFIGSCMTNIGHHRAAARILEGSGHVPTRLWIAPPTRMDEKQMVAEGLYNIFGRAGARTEVPGCSLCMGNQARVASGSTVVSTSTRNFPNRMGDNTRVFLASAELAAVTAMKGELPSVEEYLKQMEKLGADPRSIYECLYFDKIPEYNM, translated from the coding sequence ATGATAGAAGCCTACAGAGATCATGTTGCACAGAGAGCTGCGGAGGGACTTCCGCCGCTGCCATTGGACCCTGCCCAGACCAGGGAGGTTGTGGATCTTCTTGCCCGGAACACCGGCGAGAGCGAATTCCTTCTGGAGCTTCTTGCGAACCGGGTCCCCCCGGGAGTCGACGAGGCAGCGCGGGTCAAGGCTGAATTTCTTGGCGCAGTCGCCGCCGGCGTGACTCCCGTCAACTGCATTTCACGGCAGCATGCCGCATTTCTGCTGGGAACGATGCTCGGTGGGTATAATATCAGGCCGCTTATTGATCTCCTGGATGATGAGGCGGTGGCCGAAGAGGCATGCAAGGCCATGTCCGGAACCCTGCTGGTCTATGATGCCTATGACGAGGTTCTGCAGAAATCCGCCTCCAGCCGCTGGGCGAAAAAGGTTATTAAATCATGGGCAGAGGCCGAATGGTTCACCAGCCGTAAACCTCTGGCCGAGAAGATCTCCCTCACGGTATTCAAAGTTGACGGGGAAACCAATACCGATGATTTCTCACCCGCCTCCGAGGCCTGGAGCCGGCCCGATATCCCTTTGCATGCCCAGGCAATGCTGAAAAGCAGAATGAACGGGGCGCTCGGGAAGATTGCCGAGCTGAAGGAGAAGGGTTTGCCCCTCGCCTTTGTCGGAGACGTGGTCGGTACCGGTTCATCCAGGAAGTCTGCGATAAACTCGGTCCTCTGGCACATGGGAAGTGATATTCCTTTTGTCCCCAACAAAAGACAGGGCGGGGTGGTGATCGGCGGCAAGATCGCCCCCATCTTTTTCAACACTGCGGAAGACTCCGGCGCCTTGCCCATCGAGTGCGACGTGAGCAGGCTGCAGATGGGGCAGACCATCCACATCCACCCGGCCGATGGCCGGATTACCGACGATGATGGAAACGAGCTTGCCGATTTCACGCTCCGTCCTTCAACCCTGGCCGACGGAGTCAGGGCGGGGGGCAGGATTCCCCTGATTATCGGACGGGCGCTTACCGACAGGGCTAGAGCGTCACTGGGACTCTCTTCGGCCGACATCTTCGTTCGGCCGGTTCCGCCGAAGGACAGCGGCAAGGGGTTTACTCTGGCCCAGAAGATTGTCGGCAAGGCCTGCGGCCTGAAGGGGGTGCGGCCCGGTACATATTGTGAACCGAGAATGAGCACGGTCGGTTCCCAGGACACAACCGGGGCCATGACCCGGGATGAGTTGAAGGAGCTTGCCTGTATGAGCTTTTCCGCAGATCTGTTTATGCAGAGCTTCTGTCATACGGCGGCCTATCCGAGACCGGTGGATGTCAAGCTTCACCATGAGCTGCCGGGATTTATTGAAGAGCGTGGCGGAGTGGCCCTGCGTCCGAGGGATGGGGTGATGCATTCCTGGCTGAATCATTTTGTTCTTCCCGACGCTGTCGGCACCGGGGGTGACTCTCATACCAGATTCCCGATCGGCATCAGCTTTCCGGCCGGTTCCGGGCTGGTTGCTTTCGGGGCTTCTATGGGTGTCATGCCCATCGACATGCCGGAATCAGTGCTGGTCCGCTTCAAGGGTAAAATGCAGCCGGGGATCACCCTTCGCGATCTGGTGAATGCGATTCCCTACATGGCGATTCAGAAAGGATTGCTCACTGTCGGCAAGGAAAGCAAGAAAAACGTTTTTTCCGGCCGGATCCTGGAAATTGAAGGGTTGCCGGACCTGAAGGTGGAGCAGGCGTTTGAGCTATCCGATGCATCTGCGGAGCGTTCCGCTGCGGCGTGTACCATGAGGTTGAATAAAGGGCCGGTGATGGAGTACACCCGCTCCAATGCCGCACTTCTCAAGTGGCTGATCGTCGAAGGCTATGAAGACAAAAGCACCCTCGCCAGGCGTGCGGCGGCGATGGAGGAGTGGCTGCAAAATCCTGTTCTTCTTGAGCCGGATGATGACGCTGAATATGCGGAAGTCATTGAGATTGATCTGGCGGAGATCACCGAGCCGATCCTCGCCTGTCCCAACGATCCGGACGATGTCAGAAAGCTTTCGGAGGTTGCCGGGACCAGGATCGACGAGGTCTTTATCGGTTCGTGCATGACCAACATCGGGCATCACCGGGCCGCCGCCAGGATTCTCGAGGGTTCAGGGCATGTGCCGACCAGGCTCTGGATTGCACCGCCGACCAGGATGGATGAGAAGCAGATGGTCGCTGAAGGTCTTTACAATATCTTCGGCAGGGCAGGCGCCCGGACTGAAGTCCCGGGCTGCTCGCTCTGTATGGGAAACCAGGCCAGGGTGGCCAGCGGTTCGACGGTGGTCTCGACTTCCACCAGGAATTTTCCCAACCGGATGGGCGACAACACCAGGGTCTTTCTTGCCTCCGCAGAACTGGCAGCCGTTACCGCCATGAAAGGAGAGCTGCCGTCGGTTGAAGAATATCTGAAGCAGATGGAGAAGCTTGGTGCTGACCCCAGGAGTATTTACGAGTGTCTTTACTTTGATAAAATACCTGAATACAATATGTAA
- a CDS encoding type II toxin-antitoxin system CcdA family antitoxin encodes MQTKIYDPSAPKKALNLSINSDLLRQAKETGLNLSQVLESQLTDLLQEARREEWRKENRKAIDAYNRRIELSGAFSEGRRRF; translated from the coding sequence ATGCAAACAAAGATCTATGATCCATCCGCGCCGAAGAAGGCGCTGAACCTGAGTATCAACAGCGACCTGTTGCGCCAGGCCAAGGAAACCGGGCTCAACCTCTCCCAGGTCCTTGAGTCACAACTGACCGACCTGCTGCAGGAGGCGCGCCGGGAAGAGTGGCGGAAAGAAAACCGGAAGGCGATCGATGCCTACAATCGGAGAATCGAACTTTCCGGGGCCTTCAGTGAGGGGCGAAGGCGTTTCTGA
- a CDS encoding malate dehydrogenase, with product MGKKVVRVAVTGAAGQIGYASLFRIASGQMLGPDVEIEMNLLELPQAMGALEGVRMELDDCAFPLLKKIVCTDRMEKAFDGADWILAIGSVPRKQGMERSDLLNVNGGIFGPLGKTMAKVGNDGCRLFVVGNPCNTNCLIAMESSGLPKDRFFSMTALDENRAKTQLAQKAGVDVTEVKNVTIWGNHSATQYPDFYNAKISGKPAAEVINDEKWLQGYFIETIQQRGAAIIKARGASSAGSAANACIQSVYNLTHDTPAGDTFSVSLRSPGKYGIDEGLIFSFPCRTVNGRVEIVDGFDQNEFGREKVNATLAELRGERDTVKKLGLI from the coding sequence ATGGGAAAGAAGGTTGTAAGAGTTGCGGTAACCGGCGCGGCAGGACAAATCGGCTATGCCAGTCTTTTCAGGATCGCCTCCGGGCAGATGCTTGGCCCGGATGTTGAGATCGAGATGAATCTCCTTGAGCTTCCCCAGGCGATGGGCGCTCTTGAGGGGGTCAGGATGGAGCTTGATGATTGCGCCTTTCCGCTGTTGAAAAAGATTGTCTGCACCGACCGGATGGAGAAAGCGTTTGACGGTGCCGACTGGATTCTCGCCATCGGTTCCGTGCCAAGGAAACAGGGCATGGAGCGGAGTGATCTGTTGAACGTCAACGGCGGCATTTTCGGCCCGCTCGGCAAAACCATGGCCAAAGTCGGCAATGACGGGTGCCGGCTCTTTGTGGTCGGCAATCCCTGCAACACCAACTGCCTGATCGCCATGGAAAGCTCCGGTCTGCCCAAGGACAGGTTCTTTTCCATGACCGCTCTTGACGAGAACCGGGCGAAAACCCAGCTCGCCCAGAAGGCGGGAGTTGACGTGACCGAGGTGAAGAACGTGACAATCTGGGGCAATCATTCGGCAACCCAGTACCCTGATTTCTACAACGCGAAGATCAGCGGGAAACCTGCGGCGGAAGTGATCAACGATGAAAAGTGGCTGCAGGGGTATTTCATCGAGACCATCCAGCAGCGCGGCGCGGCGATCATCAAGGCCCGTGGCGCATCTTCAGCCGGATCTGCCGCCAATGCCTGCATCCAGAGCGTCTACAACCTGACCCATGACACCCCGGCTGGAGACACCTTTTCCGTCAGTCTCAGGTCGCCGGGTAAATATGGAATTGATGAAGGGCTGATCTTTTCTTTCCCGTGCCGGACGGTGAACGGCAGGGTCGAGATCGTTGACGGCTTTGATCAGAATGAATTCGGCCGGGAAAAGGTCAACGCCACCCTTGCCGAACTGAGAGGTGAAAGAGACACTGTAAAGAAATTGGGTTTGATTTGA
- a CDS encoding CcdB family protein, with protein sequence MAQFDVYENPNPATSEIVPYLLDLQSDLLDDLATRVVAPLVTLEGMELQARFLNPVFTIGERQVVMSTAELAGISRRDLGDRVTSLIEERDRIIGALDFLFTGF encoded by the coding sequence ATGGCCCAGTTTGATGTCTATGAAAACCCCAACCCGGCCACCAGTGAGATCGTCCCCTATCTGCTTGATCTTCAATCCGACCTGCTCGACGACCTGGCCACCAGGGTGGTGGCGCCGTTGGTTACCTTGGAAGGCATGGAACTCCAAGCCCGCTTCCTCAATCCCGTCTTTACCATCGGGGAACGACAGGTGGTGATGTCGACCGCGGAACTTGCAGGCATTTCCCGCCGGGATCTGGGCGACCGAGTCACTTCGCTGATCGAAGAACGAGACCGGATCATCGGCGCCCTGGATTTCCTGTTCACCGGGTTTTAA
- a CDS encoding succinate dehydrogenase/fumarate reductase iron-sulfur subunit has protein sequence MSRISLNLKIWRQDRGGKGCLKGYRIDSVSTDMSFLEMLDMLNEDLTLRGEEPVAFDHDCREGICGMCGAVVNGHPHGKEKGTTLCQLHMRHFADGDTLVIEPFRARAFKVVKDLVVDRSAFDRIISQGGYVSVNTGSAPEANSIPVAKEIADQALDGAECIGCGACVAACPNASAMLFVGAKVSQLALLPQGHPERKRRALEMVGEMDRQGFGNCGNERECEAACPKSISIRNIARLNRELLKAMIFSE, from the coding sequence ATGAGCCGCATCTCCCTGAATCTGAAAATATGGCGGCAGGACCGAGGCGGGAAGGGGTGCCTGAAAGGCTACCGGATTGATTCCGTTTCCACCGACATGTCGTTTCTGGAAATGCTCGATATGCTGAACGAAGACCTGACCCTGCGCGGCGAAGAGCCGGTGGCCTTCGATCACGACTGCCGGGAGGGGATCTGCGGCATGTGCGGCGCGGTGGTGAACGGGCATCCGCACGGCAAGGAAAAGGGGACGACCCTCTGTCAGCTGCATATGCGCCATTTTGCGGATGGCGACACCCTGGTCATTGAACCGTTCCGCGCCAGGGCTTTCAAGGTGGTAAAGGATCTGGTGGTCGACCGGAGTGCCTTTGACCGGATCATCAGCCAGGGAGGCTACGTTTCAGTCAATACCGGCAGCGCTCCGGAGGCGAACTCGATCCCGGTGGCCAAAGAAATTGCCGACCAGGCGCTCGACGGGGCCGAATGTATCGGCTGCGGGGCCTGTGTCGCGGCGTGTCCCAACGCCTCGGCGATGCTCTTTGTCGGGGCCAAGGTCTCCCAGCTGGCCCTTCTGCCCCAGGGACATCCTGAAAGAAAGAGAAGGGCTCTCGAGATGGTAGGGGAGATGGACCGCCAGGGTTTCGGGAACTGCGGCAATGAAAGGGAGTGCGAGGCGGCCTGCCCGAAAAGTATTTCCATCAGGAATATCGCCCGCTTAAACCGCGAGCTGTTAAAGGCGATGATCTTTTCGGAGTGA
- a CDS encoding DUF89 family protein gives MKTSPACLPCFMRQAKFAAALTTDSKSLQDRIIQESSALISSFPLDISPPENAVALYRLIAELSDNPDIFSGLKKISNRAALKMVASLASPIRSSGNKLETAARLAIAGNIIDYGAQQEFDMKKTVERSLALPLAINDLEFFSSDLAKARNILYLADNCGELAFDRLLIETLDRPVTLAVKDRPILNDALLEDAVDCGLDSLCRLISNGAGCPGTPLDFCSKEFKNAFRETDLIISKGQGNFETLSETPGPIYFLLMVKCPVVAEHINEIRASASGTTVKTGDMVALKHPLYDAKRG, from the coding sequence ATGAAAACCTCCCCCGCGTGCCTCCCCTGTTTCATGCGCCAGGCAAAATTTGCCGCCGCATTGACAACCGATTCGAAATCTCTGCAGGACCGGATCATCCAGGAATCCTCAGCTCTTATCTCCTCCTTCCCCCTCGACATTTCACCCCCTGAAAACGCGGTCGCTCTCTATCGACTGATCGCGGAGCTCTCCGACAATCCAGATATCTTTTCCGGGCTTAAAAAAATCAGCAATCGCGCCGCCCTGAAAATGGTGGCAAGCCTTGCCTCCCCCATCAGAAGTTCCGGTAACAAGCTTGAAACTGCAGCCAGGCTTGCCATTGCCGGGAACATCATTGATTACGGGGCGCAGCAGGAATTCGACATGAAAAAAACCGTAGAGAGATCTCTTGCCCTGCCATTGGCGATCAATGACCTGGAGTTTTTCTCTTCAGACCTCGCGAAAGCCCGGAACATTCTCTATCTGGCCGACAACTGCGGCGAATTGGCGTTCGACCGGCTGCTGATTGAGACCCTGGACCGGCCGGTAACCCTGGCCGTCAAAGACCGGCCGATATTAAACGATGCCCTGCTTGAAGATGCGGTGGACTGCGGGCTGGACTCTCTCTGCCGCCTGATCTCAAACGGCGCTGGCTGCCCGGGCACCCCCCTGGATTTTTGCAGCAAAGAGTTCAAAAATGCATTCCGGGAAACAGACCTGATCATCAGCAAGGGTCAGGGGAATTTTGAAACCCTGTCCGAAACCCCCGGCCCGATCTATTTCCTGCTGATGGTCAAATGCCCGGTGGTGGCGGAACATATCAACGAAATAAGAGCGTCGGCTTCCGGAACAACAGTAAAGACCGGCGACATGGTGGCGCTGAAACACCCGCTGTATGATGCAAAACGTGGCTGA
- a CDS encoding ArsR family transcriptional regulator, producing the protein MADVARISVQNAREKVAKGQALLVCAYESDDKFSRFHLEGAISLSEFRRLENDIDRGRELIFYCA; encoded by the coding sequence ATGGCTGATGTGGCAAGGATTTCAGTGCAGAATGCCAGGGAAAAGGTTGCAAAAGGTCAGGCGCTTCTGGTCTGTGCCTATGAGAGCGACGACAAGTTTTCCCGGTTCCATCTGGAAGGGGCGATTTCGCTCAGTGAGTTCAGGCGCCTGGAGAACGATATCGACAGGGGTCGGGAACTGATCTTCTACTGCGCCTGA